In Vespa velutina chromosome 1, iVesVel2.1, whole genome shotgun sequence, the following proteins share a genomic window:
- the LOC124954736 gene encoding uncharacterized protein LOC124954736 isoform X5 has protein sequence MLVPPVAQGGTGDRPVGDAGGRAQQSSGPAGTATLWPLAPAQPNQVPNQQSQGIPPLAATPAPAHNQGVSRYGLYSLFPGGGGGSYVAATPATPGPPTPARAYHATTHKVSESVFSAAVGVGVGGYTWGAPTPPPGSPYSPVPVTQLELLAKNLASLAPPGQQALSLQGVGVNVGSLHHAQHTQHTQHTLNLAGLHHLHHEGLHQNTFSPQLSLVTGNAPTLTINSFSPNSTGNVVPTTGVLLQEYQSPTGSTATGCSIAVNGSSCPTSSTSSAMVVQGGNQVVQTAAKKREAFLSSQGQPVKLENKSTRQPCVCRNSNGKTKVVHSDAGCSRTLPVASSWNGQDANNGVNSNTNNNSLVKREPLASVPCQVAEVSTSLHATTTSVKIEPVPPKSENGIVVSNANAGGIPVGIAMARQRSQHQETSASMRNVSLSHHTSHHASYHHFQPDNLVPSLVWALSSGSSSTAMTVGGATLVHCGGGGGEERPAHLAIPSGALAPSLNAALGSSLGPNLGPSLGSGLNSTLNSSLNSTLGSTATAAATTAWPPTLWQYPASAAAAAAAAAAAAAAMPMEPVGFPQMGVGVQGGLQLVRDPSSGHLLLIHAAEQMQQAVVWPNYPNHNGGNVAPPSLLLPPPPPSLQLLSDIGGARLVLTESKRKQQSTLPIVKIEADCGTSPTTIIKNITIIYYCKKKNSRDQTMTTTTATQSKSSSTESTKALQSVTSVTGTLVPDAPLVTTLHYYPHAPALVQISQTEPTHCRSQQRNAFISKATSPVSCLTPPPEVTTIHAIEPPQMTPMVGVQDASNQTEAPEAEQEQDMPMETQVKQEQNLSPCQLQCASTATNLTTTTTTTTTNLTNLTNFEIVAATPEKMCNVVRITTTTTTVNPTVCGIVGKVDKAENTIINMADCPKYSITRECRSVTSIDRTIERVVSRQDDLEQDEEEDSRHDRSTINDDDDCYDNGRSPICRDARTGPRIIEITEENCDSFHENLEFFGTRRDRSTDRLRDRRRSYAIDNTQEQHQNREEEKKIIVEEPMIDRIAEESRGTVIHQVIAKLSPETSCCESQRKEEMYPESKVIVDSTSNNGPQSMTTTTTTTTTSSQNIPDCESCGKNRDVRPQMVVQQNPEVKPQISVKSFDMPNIDCDDQELETVVIKQEADDGSFDEQNSKFENVSTIEKPKDSMKRHSVERSHPGIENVVEKLKKNAAAAMQESSCPLQKIDESKERNVDNSRSRRHSETMPRKLENGLKKHILRSCENEKLLNEKRENIERSEIEGSSEKDSSSLAYSREYLHNDNNNDSRSNNNNIKNINDKEYVIRKRLAVACESKVKDDVSEVNASPPKKSRLDRASNADDDTVFLSATIVDNQSTKLKLAISTKQKSNVDLSGLELLSNSIEQFEHLKPEAQNCSTPDLEKSPSRGKLISPQGESNNNNVDSPLGLLCALAEQRFMEEVGDKVPRKLNLESSEEISRAGRLLLNLGRTSLEKERKRLDKRKSTDGDDENYEKSKRLKADVVYETTDDGKNSSIRYYEKCGKSRRHGARFQEDMVFRVKEKPNRSIDLAEENGIDDEETSSLAERFVRERERVQKFDKENNDLDYDRKKETLERYDQQYDRFCGNDRCYRDVSKEDALTDSETENDKTVCSTTRLEEEVDVNTQKRQESIDERNRQVKLDAKANVGKKLHTEEDGDWPNMDAMELDMRVRLADIQRQYREKQKELSRLTPKKEDKRSPGRPRKKSHSSSSEHGTLSSPPILEPAVPCQKSPSHSPDGAPPPLTSAVLAMPRCNVNLVKLGEPRSHIKLLDSIPSIPIPVPPVASPITVLPTSKIQSEDDDKSTGRMEYDTSSPAPTVASSSSASKKRKVGRPRKLMCTSGNTRHFTETIVAKKPKSKSSLVGYLLSPKNRHLQTKYIAKSGYTPLPFKTGMLSLKASSKNHKSVKAKMKPAKQTPLHNKNVISSIIAEKAKLSHEVKLDKHSNKVRPKLKAEAKVKTWEDDESTVVENISSDTMSQEILEEKNVEQPEEEEREEEVEREMERNKHDKSKKKKQKSISSSPSRHKSSDRDKKESKRRKSSDCKDCKECAKVAKAERTESIINRCKLTSAHLAIDQLRVLTAMGGLFYAGRLSAVQAPDVYAITLDGERGNRPHIHSREEILRDAIVEVCPSSTKELPPGTRLCAYWSEQYRCLYPGTSVEPTEPDPELDEKFVSVEFDDGDSGRIALDDIRLLQPDYPVVEYDPNPLLSLGKRRRQTSVSIEDKRSSINTISGTTSNSLTSTVSSTTSSHISSFDGASIERHKTDDISAKALDDYRERKRLKKRRKDKLKRQHEAQEGKKKHKRHKGCEEHRKHKHRKHRKHKHKHSHHCNHSEGSHISSGESCCGQKSEDEPNKETPAKVEEEEEEEEDEEEEEEESEEMTVLEEEPEPVPEPIEVIVREEKIEKPKKSDKKGKVRERQESVESRSKMAAFLPARQLWGWAGRGYRRPGAKGRAKKQFFRAIQRGNETIQIGDSAVFLSTGRPDRPYIGRIESMWETSSSNMIVKVKWFYHPEETVGCPTNLKYPGALFESPHMDENDVQTISHKCEVLPLDEYTEKLGKEPHRYLTIYDNNDIYYLAGYYDPTTYLLSMQPGVV, from the exons TTTCAGAGAGCGTATTCTCTGCTGCTGTTGGCGTTGGTGTTGGTGGATACACCTGGGGTGCTCCCACGCCACCCCCTGGATCACCCTACAGCCCTGTCCCTGTGACTCAGCTTGAACTACTCGCCAAGAATTTGGCGAGTTTGGCGCCTCCTGGTCAACAGGCGTTGAGCCTTCAGGGTGTCGGTGTTAATGTTGGCAGTCTTCATCATGCGCAGCATACTCAGCATACGCAGCACACCCTCAATCTTGCTGGACTTCATCATCTGCACCATG AAGGTCTACATCAGAACACTTTCTCGCCCCAACTCTCCCTGGTGACCGGTAACGCTCCGACATTGACGATCAATAGCTTTTCACCAAATTCGACGGGTAACGTCGTGCCGACGACGGGGGTGTTGCTCCAGGAGTATCAGTCACCGACAGGCTCGACAGCCACCGGTTGTTCCATCGCAGTGAACGGTTCCTCATGTCCAACGAGTTCGACGAGTAGCGCGATGGTCGTCCAGGGTGGCAACCAGGTTGTCCAGACTGCCGCGAAGAAACGAGAAGCCTTCCTCTCGAGTCAAGGTCAACCGGTGAAACTGGAGAACAAGTCGACGAGGCAGCCCTGCGTTTGCAGGAACAGCAACG GTAAAACGAAAGTGGTTCATTCGGATGCAGGCTGTAGCAGGACGTTGCCCGTCGCATCGTCCTGGAATGGACAGGATGCGAATAATGGCGTTAATTCTAATACGAACAATAATAGCCTCGTGAAGAGAGAACCTTTGGCCTCAGTGCCATGTCAGGTTGCAGAGGTTTCGACCTCTCTTCATGCCACCACTACCTCTGTTAAGATCGAGCCGGTTCCTCCGAAATCGGAAAATG GTATAGTGGTATCGAATGCGAACGCAGGTGGAATACCAGTTGGAATTGCAATGGCAAGACAGAGATCGCAACATCAGGAAACCTCGGCGTCCATGCGGAATGTCTCCCTCAGTCATCATACGTCGCATCATGCAAGTTATCATCACTTTCAACCTGACAATCTTG TCCCATCGCTAGTTTGGGCCCTGTCGTCAGGTTCATCGAGTACAGCCATGACGGTAGGCGGCGCTACTCTCGTCCACTGTGGCGGAGGTGGTGGGGAAGAACGTCCGGCCCACCTCGCCATTCCTTCGGGTGCTTTGGCGCCCTCGTTGAACGCGGCCCTCGGTTCGAGTCTCGGCCCGAATCTCGGCCCGAGTCTTGGCTCCGGCCTGAATTCCACCTTGAATTCCAGCTTGAATTCCACTCTCGGCAGTACCGCAACGGCCGCGGCCACTACCGCGTGGCCTCCCACGCTTTGGCAGTATCCGGCCTCGGCCGCGGCCGCTGCCGCCGCTGCTGCCGCCGCAGCTGCAG CGATGCCCATGGAACCCGTAGGGTTCCCACAGATGGGTGTCGGTGTGCAGGGAGGTTTGCAGTTGGTCAGAGATCCATCCAGCGGtcatcttcttttaattcacGCAGCCG AACAAATGCAGCAGGCTGTGGTCTGGCCGAATTATCCAAATCACAATGGCGGAAACGTAGCACCCCCGTCCCTTTTGTTACCGCCGCCACCACCGTCCCTTCAACTTTTAAGCGACATAGGCGGCGCTAGATTGGTCCTTAccgaaagcaaaagaaaacaacagaGCACTTTGCCAATCGTCAAGATCGAGGCGGATTGTGGTACGAGTCCGACAACCataataa AAAACATTACGATAATCTATtattgcaagaaaaaaaattcacgagACCAGACAATGACCACAACGACTGCAACGCAATCTAAATCAT CGTCGACGGAATCGACGAAGGCATTGCAGAGCGTGACATCGGTGACGGGCACTCTAGTGCCAGATGCACCGCTCGTAACGACTCTTCATTACTACCCACATGCACCGGCTTTGGTGCAGATTAGTCAAACGGAGCCCACGCATTGTAGGTCGCAG CAGCGAAATGCATTTATTTCGAAGGCAACCTCGCCGGTATCCTGTCTGACACCACCACCAGAAGTGACGACGATCCATGCGATCGAGCCACCGCAAATGACACCGATGGTCGGCGTTCAGGATGCTTCAAATCAAACGGAAGCGCCAGAAGCCGAACAGGAACAGGATATGCCAATGGAGACTCAGGTGAAACAGGAGCAAAATCTTAGCCCGTGTCAGCTTCAATGTGCTAGTACCGCGACGAATcttacgacgactacgactactacAACGACGAATTTGACGAATCTAACGAATTTCGAGATCGTCGCGGCGACTCCAGAAAAGATGTGCAATGTCGTCAggataacaacgacaacgaccaCGGTCAATCCTACCGTATGCGGTATAGTTGGCAAGGTCGATAAAGCAGAGAATACGATCATCAACATGGCTGATTGTCCAAAATATTCTATCACAAGGGAATGCAGAAGCGTCACGTCGATCGATAGAACGATCGAACGTGTCGTAAGTCGTCAAGATGATTTGGAGCAGGACGAGGAAGAAGATTCGAGGCACGATCGTTCGACGatcaacgatgacgacgattgCTACGATAATGGCAGATCACCGATATGCAGAGACGCAAGAACTGGTCCTAGAATCATCGAAATCACCGAGGAAAACTGTGACAGTTTCCATGAGAATTTGGAGTTCTTTGGTACGCGACGGGATCGTTCAACCGATCGTCTTCGAGATCGTCGACGAAGTTATGCGATCGATAACACGCAAGAGCAACATCAAAACCgtgaggaggaaaagaagatcaTTGTAGAGGAG CCGATGATCGATCGTATCGCCGAAGAATCGAGAGGTACAGTAATACATCAAGTTATCGCCAAACTATCACCGGAAACGTCTTGTTGCGAGTCacaaaggaaagaggaaatgtACCCGGAATCAAAGGTGATCGTCGATTCGACGTCGAATAACGGGCCGCAatcaatgacgacgacgacaacgacgacgactacgtcGTCTCAGAATATACCCGATTGCGAGAGCTGCGGGAAAAATCGCGATGTCCGTCCTCAAATGGTTGTTCAACAAAATCCAGAAGTGAAGCCGCAAATCAGTGTGAAATCTTTCGATATGCCTAACATCGATTGCGACGATCAAGAATTGGAAACTGTGGTTATCAAGCAGGAAGCCGACGATGGTTCCTTCGACGaacaaaattcaaaatttgaGAATGTATCGACAATAGAGAAGCCAAAGGATTCAATGAAGAGACATTCGGTTGAACGATCTCATCCAGGTATCGAGAACGTTGTcgagaaattgaagaaaaatgcgGCCGCCGCTATGCAAGAATCTTCCTGTCCATTACAAAAGATCGATGAATCTAAAGAACGTAACGTTGATAATTCGCGTTCTAGAAGACACTCGGAAACGATGCCGAGAAAGTTGGAGAACGGTTTGAAGAAGCATATATTGAGATCctgtgaaaatgaaaaattgttgaacGAGAAACGTGAGAATATCGAACGATCCGAGATCGAAGGATCTTCGGAGAAAGATTCTAGCAGTTTAGCTTATTCGAGAGAATATTTacataacgacaataataacgacagtaggagtaacaataacaatatcaagAATATAAACGACAAGGAATACGTCATCAGGAAAAGGTTAGCAGTTGCCTGCGAGTCGAAGGTCAAGGACGATGTATCTGAGGTAAATGCGAGTCCACCGAAAAAAAGTCGTTTAGATAGAGCATCGAATGCCGATGACGACACGGTTTTCTTATCGGCCACCATTGTCGACAATCAAAGCACGAAATTGAAATTGGCCATTTCGACGAAGCAAAAATCGAACGTCGATCTCAGCGGCTTAGAATTGCTCTCGAATAGTATCGAACAGTTCGAGCATTTGAAACCGGAGGCACAGAATTGTTCGACTCCGGATCTCGAGAAATCGCCTAGCAGAGGGAAACTGATCTCTCCTCAGGGTGagagcaataataataacgtcgaTAGTCCCCTCGGTTTGCTGTGTGCTCTGGCTGAGCAGAGATTCATGGAAGAGGTTGGAGACAAAGTGCCGAGAAAGCTCAATCTCGAGAGTTCAGAAGAAATATCGAGAGCCGGTAGGCTGTTGTTAAATCTTGGAAGGACGAGTttggagaaggaaagaaagagattggataaaagaaaaagtacggATGGAGACGATGAGAATTATGAGAAATCGAAGAGACTTAAAGCCGATGTTGTATACGAGACAACAGACGATGGAAAGAATTCATCGATACGTTATTACGAGAAATGTGGTAAAAGTAGAAGACACGGAGCTAGATTTCAAGAAGACATGGTATtcagagtgaaagagaaaccAAACAGAAGTATAGATCTCGCTGAGGAAAATGGTATCGACGATGAGGAAACTTCTTCGTTGGCGGAAAGATTTGTACGAGAACGTGAACGCGTTCAAAAGTtcgataaggaaaataacgatttggattatgatagaaagaaggaaacattGGAACGTTACGATCAACAGTACGATCGATTTTGCGGAAATGATAGATGTTATCGTGATGTATCAAAGGAAGATGCCTTGACAGATTCCGAAACGGAAAACGACAAGACAGTTTGTTCTACTACGAGATTAGAGGAGGAAGTAGATGTAAATACgcaaaaaagacaagaatccATAGATGAGAGAAATAGGCAAGTAAAATTGGATGCAAAAGCGAATGTTGGTAAAAAGTTACATACGGAGGAAGATGGGGATTGGCCAAATATGGATGCAATGGAGTTGGATATGAGAGTGAGATTGGCGGATATTCAAAGACAATAcagagaaaagcaaaaggaacTATCGAGGTTGACGCCAAAGAAGGAGGACAAGAGAAGTCCAGGTAGACCGAGAAAGAAGAGCCATTCATCGAg ttCCGAACACGGtactctctcttctcctcccaTTTTGGAACCAGCAGTCCCTTGTCAAAAGTCTCCGTCTCATTCTCCTGACGGAGCTCCACCGCCATTAACGTCAGCAGTCTTGGCCATGCCAAGATGTAACGTGAATCTTGTGAAACTCGGTGAACCTCGAAGTCACATTAAACTTTTGGATAGTATACCGAGTATACCTATACCAGTACCACCGGTTGCTTCGCCTATCACGGTTTTACCAACGAGCAAGATACAATCAGAGGACGACGACAAGAGTACTGGAAGG atgGAATACGATACATCTTCGCCAGCACCAACCGTAGCAAGTTCTAGTTCAGCATCAAAGAAACGTAAAGTTGGCCGCCCCAGAAAACTTATGTGCACGTCAGGGAATACAAGACACTTTACAGAAACTATTGTTGCGAAAAAACCAAAAAGCAAAAGTTCCCTCGTGGGTTATTTGTTGTCGCCGAAAAACAGGCATCTTCAAACCAAG TACATCGCCAAGTCGGGTTATACTCCCCTACCCTTTAAAACCGGAATGTTGTCCTTAAAAGCTTCCTCCAAGAATCACAAATCAGTCAAGGCGAAGATGAAACCCGCGAAACAAACTCCGCTgcataataaaaatgtcatcAGTTCGATTATCGCGGAGAAGGCTAAACTAAGTCACGAAGTTAAGTTGGATAAACACAGTAATAAGGTAAGACCAAAACTGAAAGCCGAGGCAAAGGTAAAAACCTGGGAGGACGACGAGAGTACTGtcgttgaaaatatatcgTCGGATACCATGAGCCAGGAAATTCTTGAG gaaaaaaatgttgaacaaccagaggaggaagagagggaggaggaagtcgagagagagatggaaaggaATAAGCACGataaatcgaagaagaagaaacaaaagtcTATCTCGTCGTCCCCGAGTCGACATAAATCGAGCGATCGCGATAAGAAGGAATCTAAACGTCGAAAATCGTCCGATTGTAAAGATTGTAAGGAATGTGCGAAGGTTGCTAAAGCGGAAAGAACAGAAAGCATTATTAATAGATGTAAGCTAACGTCGGCTCACTTGGCCATTGATCAGTTAAGAGTTCTGACGGCTATGGGTGGTCTCTTTTATGCCGGAAGACTTAGCGCTGTTCAAGCTCCAGATGTTTACGCTATTACTCTTGATGGCGAACGAGGGAATAGACCTCATATTCATTCAAGGGAAGAGATTTTACGGGACGCg atcgTAGAGGTATGTCCAAGTTCAACGAAAGAATTACCACCCGGTACGAGACTTTGTGCTTATTGGAGCGAGCAATACAGATGTCTTTATCCAGGAACATCGGTCGAACCTACCGAACCAGATCCCGAACTCGATGAGAAATTTGTCAGTGTTGAATTCGATGATGGCGATAGCGGTAGAATAGCTTTGGATGACATCAGATTACTTCAGCCTGATTATCCTGTTGTTG AATACGATCCAAATCCTCTTTTATCTTTGGGCAAACGTCGTCGACAGACCTCGGTTTCgatagaagataaaagatcGTCCATAAATACTATATCTGGTACAACATCGAATAGTTTAACATCTACGGTTTCTTCCACAACTTCCTCTCACATTTCCTCTTTCGATGGAGCCTCGATAGAACGGCACAAAACGGATGATATCAGTGCAAAGGCATTGGATGATTATCGTGAACGTAAGCGTttgaagaagaggagaaaggataAATTGAAGAGACAGCACGAGGctcaagaaggaaagaagaaacataagAGGCACAAGGGTTGCGAAGAGCATAGAAAGCACAAGCATAGGAAACATAGAAAGCATAAGCATAAACATAGCCATCATTGCAATCATAGCGAAGGAAGTCATATAAG TAGCGGGGAAAGTTGTTGTGGTCAAAAAAGTGAAGATGAACCAAATAAAGAGACTCCGGCAAAGgttgaagaggaagaggaagaggaagaagacgaggaagaggaagaagaggaaagtgAAGAAATGACTGTTTTGGAAGAAGAACCTGAACCAGTTCCCGAACCAATTGAAGTTATAGTAAGGgaggaaaagatagaaaagccgaaaaaatctgataaaaaaggaaaagtacgAGAGAGACAGGAGTCGGTGGAAAGTCGAAGTAAAATGGCTGCATTCTTGCCTGCGAGACAATTATGGGGATGGGCTGGTAGGGGTTACAGGAGACCTGGTGCAAAAGGAAGAGctaagaaacaatttttccGAGCCATTCAAAGGGGAAACGAAACTATTCAGATAGGTGATAGTGCAGTTTTCCTTTCTACTGGTAGACCAGATAGACCATACATAGGACGTATAGAGTCTATGTGGGAAACATCAAGTTCTAATATGATAGTTAAAGTTAAGTGGTTCTATCATCCTGAAGAAACAGTAGGATGTCCAACCAATCTAAAGTATCCg ggTGCTCTATTCGAATCCCCTCATATGGATGAAAATGATGTACAAACTATTTCGCACAAATGCGAAGTATTACCGTTGGACGAATATACAGAAAAACTGGGAAAAGAACCTCATAGATATCTTACCATctatgataacaacgatatctACTATTTGGCCGGATATTACGATCCGACGACGTACCTTCTATCTATGCAACCTGGGGTTGTTTGA